One window from the genome of Nicotiana sylvestris chromosome 9, ASM39365v2, whole genome shotgun sequence encodes:
- the LOC104212947 gene encoding serine/threonine/tyrosine-protein kinase HT1-like, with amino-acid sequence MDEEINSWIRRTKFSHTICHRLDATRLSSIPITFQPRSTASAKTRPETDSVNSRTGPIVKQIKQNPSTNSKQRALSPLPKTKLSDTFKEARSSQRRFSTPHPQRKEHEKGIVTKFFLKDSRDKKAPSSVVKFNDKLKSRNRKDSAWSKYFDHSGRRVISVETADEYTIDLSKLFLGLRFAHGAHSQLYHGIYSDEPVAVKMIRLPDDDENGDLATRLENQFSREVTLLSQLHHQNVVKFVGACRKPPVFCVVTEYLCEGSLRAYLHKLEHKSLTLQKLIALALDIARGMQYIHSQGIIHRDLKPENILINDKFRLKIADFGIACEEAYCDLLADDQGTYRWMAPEMIKRKSYGRKVDVYGFGLILWEMVAGTIPYEDMTPVQAAFAVVNKNMRPPIPGDCPPTMRALIEQCWSLQPEKRPEFWQIIKVLELFESSVAHDGTLNLVQNSMFQCRKKGFLHWIQKLGSAHQNTSS; translated from the exons atggatgaGGAAATTAATTCTTGGATTAGGAGAACAAAATTTTCTCATACCATTTGTCATAGGTTGGATGCAACAAGATTGTCTTCTATTCCTATCACTTTCCAGCCTAGGAGTACTGCAAGTGCCAAAACTAGACCTGAAACGGATTCTGTAAATTCAAGAACTGGTCCAATTGTTAAGCAAATTAAGCAAAACCCGAGCACGAATAGTAAGCAGAGGGCATTATCCCCTCTTCCGAAAACAAAACTTTCCGATACGTTTAAGGAAGCGCGATCTAGTCAGAGGAGGTTTTCGACTCCACATCCTCAGAGGAAAGAACACGAGAAGGGAATTGTGACTAAGTTTTTCCTCAAAGATTCCCGTGATAAGAAAGCACCTAGTTCCGTGGTGAAGTTCAATGACAAATTAAAGAGCAGGAACCGGAAAGATTCAGCATGGTCAAAGTACTTTGATCATAGTGGGCGTAGGGTTATTTCTGTAGAAACAGCTGATGAGTATACGATTGATCTTTCTAAGCTATTTCTTGGACTAAGATTTGCTCATGGTGCGCATAGTCAGCTTTACCATGGAATATACAGTGATGAACCTGTTGCTGTGAAAATGATAAGACTACCTGATGATGACGAAAATGGAGATTTAGCAACTCGGTTGGAGAATCAGTTTAGCAGAGAAGTTACTCTATTATCTCAACTCCACCATCAAAATGTTGTGAAG TTTGTAGGTGCATGCAGAAAGCCGCCGGTTTTTTGTGTTGTGACTGAGTATTTATGTGAGGGTTCTTTGAGAGCATACCTTCACAAGCTTGAGCATAAGTCCCTAACCTTACAAAAATTGATTGCACTGGCCTTGGATATTGCTCGTGGAATGCAATATATTCACTCACAAGGCATTATTCATCGGGATCTCAAACCGGAGAATATACTTATCAATGACAAGTTCCGCCTCAAAATTGCAGATTTTGGAATTGCTTGTGAGGAAGCATATTGTGATCTTTTGGCTGATGATCAAGGTACTTATCGATGGATGGCACCTGAGATGATTAAACGAAAATCATATGGTCGGAAGGTGGATGTTTATGGTTTTGGACTCATTTTATGGGAAATGGTCGCTGGAACCATACCGTATGAGGATATGACGCCAGTACAGGCTGCTTTTGCTGTTGTCAACAAG AATATGAGACCGCCTATTCCGGGGGACTGTCCTCCTACTATGAGAGCTTTGATCGAACAATGTTGGTCTTTGCAACCAGAAAAGAGGCCCGAGTTTTGGCAGATTATAAAGGTATTGGAGCTGTTTGAATCTTCAGTTGCGCATGACGGGACTCTGAATCTAGTACAAAATTCAATGTTTCAATGTCGCAAGAAGGGTTTTCTTCATTGGATCCAAAAACTTGGATCCGCACATCAAAACACTTCATCTTAG